A window from Pseudomonas sp. MRSN 12121 encodes these proteins:
- a CDS encoding protein-glutamate O-methyltransferase CheR produces MSSDQRFFDFLKERIGLDVASVGAAIIERAVRQRSIAQQAPSADHYWQTLQGSRDEQQALIEAVIVPETWFFRYPESFATLARLALARLAELKGMRALRILSLPCSTGEEPYSIAMALLDAGLAPHQFKVDGFDVSPLSIERARSAVYGKNSFRGQHTDFRERHFTAEDDRYSLGERVREQVRLQVGNLLDPTLLANEPPYDFVFCRNLLIYFDQPTQRQVFEVLKRLTHVDGVLFIGPAEGSLLGRLGMRSIGVAQSFAFSRHNEPEPVAPPTPSFVPSALPVRQPVRSITPPARARPFASVPTSPAASPTPAPAAPASDAATLLANIAALANEGKSAEARLACEHYLASHEPVAQVFYWLGLLSDVAGSALEAQGFYRKALYLDPQHAESLVHLAALLASQGDVAGARRLQERAARGGRAADSERKS; encoded by the coding sequence ATGAGCAGCGACCAACGATTCTTCGATTTCCTCAAGGAACGCATCGGCCTGGACGTGGCCTCGGTAGGGGCGGCGATCATCGAGCGCGCGGTGCGCCAGCGCAGCATCGCCCAGCAGGCGCCGAGCGCCGACCATTACTGGCAGACCCTGCAGGGCTCGCGCGATGAGCAGCAGGCGCTGATCGAGGCGGTGATCGTTCCGGAAACCTGGTTTTTCCGTTACCCGGAATCCTTCGCCACCCTGGCCAGGCTCGCGCTCGCCCGCCTTGCCGAGCTCAAGGGCATGCGCGCGTTGCGCATTCTCAGCCTGCCGTGTTCCACCGGCGAGGAACCCTACTCCATTGCCATGGCGCTGCTCGATGCGGGGCTGGCACCCCATCAGTTCAAGGTCGACGGGTTCGATGTCAGCCCCCTCTCGATCGAACGGGCCAGGAGCGCGGTGTATGGCAAGAACTCCTTCCGTGGCCAGCACACCGATTTTCGCGAGCGGCATTTCACTGCCGAGGACGATCGCTACAGCCTGGGCGAGCGCGTGCGCGAACAGGTGCGGCTGCAGGTGGGCAACCTGCTGGACCCGACCCTGCTGGCCAACGAACCGCCCTACGATTTCGTTTTCTGTCGCAACCTGCTGATCTATTTCGACCAGCCGACCCAGCGCCAGGTATTCGAGGTCCTCAAGCGTCTGACTCACGTCGACGGCGTGCTGTTCATCGGCCCGGCCGAAGGCAGCCTGCTGGGGCGCCTGGGCATGCGTTCGATCGGTGTCGCCCAGTCGTTCGCCTTCAGCCGGCATAACGAGCCGGAGCCCGTGGCGCCGCCGACCCCGTCCTTCGTGCCGAGCGCCTTGCCGGTGCGCCAGCCGGTACGCAGCATTACGCCGCCCGCGCGCGCTCGGCCGTTTGCCAGCGTTCCGACGAGCCCCGCTGCCAGCCCGACCCCGGCGCCTGCCGCGCCGGCCAGCGATGCCGCGACCCTGCTGGCTAACATCGCGGCGCTGGCCAACGAGGGCAAGAGCGCCGAGGCCCGGCTGGCCTGCGAGCATTACCTGGCCAGCCATGAGCCGGTGGCCCAGGTGTTCTATTGGCTGGGGCTGCTCAGCGATGTCGCGGGCAGTGCCCTGGAGGCCCAGGGCTTCTATCGCAAGGCCCTGTACCTGGACCCGCAGCACGCCGAATCGCTGGTGCACCTGGCCGCCTTGCTGGCATCCCAGGGGGACGTCGCCGGCGCCCGTCGATTGCAGGAACGCGCGGCCCGCGGCGGCCGTGCGGCAGACAGTGAGCGTAAATCATGA
- a CDS encoding chemotaxis protein CheW, with product MSGPVSLNVTHEDAQAIDDCWNRIGIHGDKSCPLLVEHVHCRNCSVYSAAATRLLDRYALQQEQHEQASAKADVDVVTRSILMFRLGEEWLGIATRCLVEVAPQQPVHSLPHQRSRALLGVANVRGALVACLSLVELLGLDTTSAAASGARVMPRMLIIGAQGGPVVVPVDEVDGIHAIDERTLNAALRAGQPASAKYTRGVLQWKGRSLRWLDEEQLLSAVTRSLS from the coding sequence ATGAGCGGCCCTGTTTCGTTGAACGTGACCCACGAAGATGCCCAGGCCATCGACGATTGCTGGAACCGTATCGGTATCCACGGCGACAAGAGTTGCCCGTTGCTGGTCGAGCATGTGCATTGCCGCAACTGCTCGGTGTATTCCGCCGCGGCCACCCGCCTGCTGGACCGCTATGCGTTGCAGCAGGAACAGCATGAACAGGCGTCCGCCAAGGCCGACGTCGATGTGGTCACCCGTTCGATCTTGATGTTCCGCCTGGGCGAGGAATGGCTGGGCATCGCCACTCGCTGCCTGGTGGAAGTGGCGCCGCAGCAGCCTGTCCATTCCCTGCCGCACCAGCGTTCGCGGGCCTTGCTCGGGGTGGCGAATGTGCGCGGCGCCCTGGTGGCCTGCCTGTCGCTCGTGGAGTTGCTGGGGCTGGACACGACCAGCGCCGCAGCCTCGGGCGCGCGAGTCATGCCGCGCATGTTGATCATCGGTGCCCAGGGTGGCCCGGTGGTGGTGCCGGTGGACGAGGTGGACGGCATCCATGCCATCGACGAGCGCACGCTGAATGCCGCGCTGCGGGCCGGCCAGCCGGCCAGCGCCAAGTACACCCGGGGCGTCCTGCAGTGGAAGGGCCGCAGCCTGCGCTGGCTGGATGAAGAGCAGCTGCTGTCTGCCGTGACCCGGAGCCTGTCATGA